One Tamandua tetradactyla isolate mTamTet1 chromosome 20, mTamTet1.pri, whole genome shotgun sequence DNA segment encodes these proteins:
- the DND1 gene encoding dead end protein homolog 1, with amino-acid sequence MQSKRDCELWCERVNPENKAALEAWVRETGIRLVQVNGQRKYGGPPPGWVGSPPPAGSEVFIGRLPQDVYEHQLIPLFQRVGRLYEFRLMMTFSGLNRGFAYARYSSRRGAQAAIATLHNHPLRPSCPLLVCRSTEKCELSVDGLPRDLCRRALLLALQPLGPGLQEALLLPSPGPAPTQIALLKFTSHRSAAMAKKALVEGQSLLCGEQVAVEWLKPDLKQRLRQQLVGPSVRCLQPGGSQLTLARESLGPQGARAALQLLCQRMKLGSPVFLTKCLGTGPAGWHRFWYQVVIPGHPVPFSGLIWVVLAPDVQDAHEVAKDTISARLLEALSESGTTLLWSAGGEAGTMVLQ; translated from the exons ATGCAGTCCAAGCGGGATTGTGAG CTATGGTGTGAGAGGGTGAACCCAGAGAACAAGGCGGCGCTGGAGGCATGGGTCAGGGAGACGGGCATCCGCCTGGTGCAGGTGAACGGGCAGAGGAAGTATGGCGGGCCACCCCCAG GCTGGGTGGGTAGCCCGCCGCCGGCCGGGTCAGAAGTGTTCATCGGGCGGCTGCCCCAGGATGTGTACGAGCACCAGCTGATCCCACTGTTCCAGCGCGTGGGCCGCCTCTACGAGTTTCGCCTGATGATGACCTTCAGCGGCCTCAACCGCGGCTTCGCCTACGCCCGCTACAGCTCGCGGCGCGGTGCACAAGCTGCCATCGCCACGCTGCATAACCACCCGCTGCGGCCCTCCTGCCCGCTGCTCGTGTGCCGCAGCACGGAGAAGTGCGAGCTGAGCGTGGACGGACTGCCGCGGGATCTGTGCCGCCGCGCGCTGCTGCTCGCGCTGCAGCCACTGGGTCCCGGCCTGCAGGAGGCCCTGCTGCTGCCCAGCCCCGGGCCCGCGCCGACGCAAATCGCGCTGCTCAAATTCACTTCTCACCGCTCCGCTGCCATGGCCAAAAAGGCCCTGGTGGAAG GACAGTCTCTCCTCTGTGGAGAGCAAGTGGCTGTGGAATGGCTCAAGCCAGACCTGAAGCAGCGACTCCGGCAGCAGCTCGTTGGGCCCTCTGTCCGGTGCTTACAGCCCGGGGGTAGCCAGTTGACCCTGGCTAGGGAGAGCCTAGGGCCTCAAGGGGCTCGGGCTGCCCTGCAGCTGCTGTGCCAGCGGATGAAGCTGGGCAGCCCAGTGTTCCTTACCAAGTGCTTGGGCACAGGCCCTGCTGGCTGGCACCGCTTCTGGTACCAGGTAGTAATCCCTGGGCATCCAGTGCCCTTCAGTGGCCTTATCTGGGTTGTGCTGGCCCCAGATGTGCAGGATGCACACGAGGTGGCCAAGGATACCATATCTGCACGGCTGCTGGAGGCACTGAGTGAATCCGGGACCACCCTCCTGTGGTCTGCTGGAGGAGAGGCAGGGACTATGGTTTTGCAGTGA
- the WDR55 gene encoding WD repeat-containing protein 55 — translation MDDTCEEKSAEAGSDEDPDSAEAPARIRDTPEDIVLEAPASGLAFHPSCDLLAAGDVDGDVFVFSYSCQEGETKELWSSGHHLKSCRAVVFSEDGQKLVTVSKDKAIHVLDVEQGRLERRISKAHCAPINSLLLVDENILATGDDTGGVRLWDQRKEGPLMDMRQHEEYIADMALDPAKKLLLTASGDGCLGVFNIKRCRFELLSEPQSGDLTSVTLMKYGKKVACGSSEGTIYLFNWNGFGATSDRFALRAESIDCMVPVTESLLCTGSTDGVIRAVNILPNRVVGTVGQHAGEPVEELALSHCGHFLASSGHDQRLKFWDMAQLRAVVVNDYRRRKKKGGPLQSLSSKAWSTDDFFAGLREGEDTVVQEEEESEDSG, via the exons ATGGACGATACGTGTGAGGAGAAGTCCGCCGAGGCTGGGAGCGACGAGGACCCTGATTCCGCGGAAGCCCCCGCCCGAATCCGGGATACGCCGGAAGACATCGTGCTGGAAGCGCCGGCCAGCGGACTGGCATTCCATCCGTCCTGCGACCTCCTGGCTGCGGGGGACGTGGATGGGGATGTGTTCGT CTTTTCCTACTCCTGCCAAGAGGGCGAAACCAAAGAACTCTGGTCCTCAGGCCATCACCTCAAGTCCTGCAGGGCTGTGGTCTTCTCTGAAGATGGGCAGA AACTTGTCACTGTCTCCAAGGATAAAGCCATCCATGTTCTAGATGTGGAGCAGGGCCGACTGGAAAGACGCATATCTAAGGCTCACTG TGCCCCCATCAACAGTCTTCTGCTGGTGGATGAGAATATTCTGGCCACTGGGGATGACACAGGTGGTGTCCGGCTCTGGGACCAGCGGAAGGAGGGCCCATTAATGGATATGCGGCAGCATGAGGAGTATATCGCTGATATGGCTCTGGACCCAGCCAAGAAGCTGCTGCTGACAGCCAG TGGAGATGGCTGCCTTGGTGTCTTCAACATCAAGCGATGCCGGTTTGAGTTGCTGTCAGAGCCTCAGTCAGGGGACCTGACATCTGTCACTCTGATGAAG TATGGAAAGAAGGTAGCCTGTGGTTCCAGTGAAGGTACAATCTACCTCTTCAACTGGAATGGCTTTGGGGCCACAAGTGACCGCTTTGCCCTGAGAGCTGAGTCCATCGACTGCATGGTTCCTGTCACTGAGAGTCTGCTGTGCACTGGCTCCACTGATGGAGTCATCAG GGCTGTGAACATCCTGCCAAACCGAGTGGTGGGCACTGTGGGCCAGCATGCTGGAGAGCCTGTGGAGGAGCTCGCCCTATCCCACTGTGGCCACTTCCTGGCTAGCAGTGGCCATGACCAACGTCTCAAATTTTGGGACATGGCCCAGCTACGGGCTGTGGTGGTAAATGACTACCGTCGGCGCAAGAAGAAAGGAGGGCCTCTGCAGTCCCTGAGCAGCAAGGCCTGGAGCACTGATGACTTCTTTGCAGGACTGAGGGAAGGAGAGGACACCGTGGttcaggaggaagaggagagcgAGGACAGTGGCTGA